The following coding sequences are from one Streptomyces sp. NBC_01294 window:
- a CDS encoding AfsR/SARP family transcriptional regulator: MSGVLLRERGVLGGDGTSGMSFRLLGLLRVRHAGQVLDPGPPKQQALLAVLLLRPGLETGVEQLVESLWGEESPAYAKNLIQKSVSGLRGLGVRLEWAGGGYLLDVGGADVDLYTYERLAAAGLAAVRAGELVEAARLLEEARTMSTGPLGEGLEGPMLERERLYRQERFLAEMEVRAELELELGRHRNAVPYLQYAVHKYPLRERFLWLLMLALHRSDRGNEALTLYAAQRGRVVEELGVEPGPALRTLQERLLLQDPELMVMPVLRQDG; the protein is encoded by the coding sequence ATGTCGGGTGTGCTGCTGCGCGAGCGCGGCGTCCTGGGCGGCGACGGCACGTCGGGGATGAGTTTTCGACTGCTGGGGCTGCTCCGGGTGCGGCACGCCGGGCAGGTGCTGGATCCGGGGCCGCCCAAGCAGCAGGCGCTGCTGGCCGTCCTGCTGCTCAGGCCGGGGCTGGAGACCGGAGTGGAGCAGCTCGTCGAGTCGCTCTGGGGCGAGGAGTCCCCGGCGTACGCGAAGAACCTGATCCAGAAGTCGGTCTCGGGGCTGCGCGGCCTGGGCGTGCGGCTGGAGTGGGCGGGCGGCGGCTACCTGCTGGATGTCGGGGGCGCCGACGTGGACCTCTACACGTACGAAAGGCTGGCGGCGGCCGGGCTCGCCGCGGTGCGCGCGGGCGAGCTCGTCGAGGCGGCCCGGCTGCTGGAGGAGGCGCGCACGATGTCCACGGGCCCGCTCGGGGAGGGGCTCGAAGGGCCCATGCTGGAGCGCGAGCGGCTCTACCGCCAGGAGCGCTTCCTCGCGGAGATGGAGGTGCGCGCCGAGCTGGAACTGGAGTTGGGACGTCACCGCAACGCCGTGCCCTATCTGCAGTACGCGGTGCACAAGTACCCGTTGCGGGAGCGCTTCCTGTGGTTGCTGATGCTCGCGCTGCACCGGTCGGACCGGGGCAACGAGGCGCTGACGCTCTACGCCGCCCAGCGCGGCCGGGTCGTCGAGGAACTGGGCGTGGAGCCGGGGCCGGCCCTGCGCACCCTCCAGGAGCGGCTGCTGCTGCAGGACCCGGAGCTGATGGTGATGCCGGTACTGCGCCAGGACGGCTGA
- a CDS encoding WecB/TagA/CpsF family glycosyltransferase: MTRRHTLFGIRLDALTMEETVQRCLEAVRRGEQIEIGMVNAAKLVNMRRDPRLAEAVAGCDLVLADGQAVVWAGRVLGVRLPERVAGIDLFMRLLAAAEAADIPVYLLGARQEVLEMMLRQISERFPELRVAGSRNGYFADGDQEAIADAVADSRAQLLFLGMTSPKKEIFTAGYGKRTGAHVVHGVGGSFDILAGITKRAPLIWQRMGLEWFYRTLQEPRRLGKRYLTTNAAFLAMTVRELIHRTPSAGSANRSH; encoded by the coding sequence ATGACCCGACGACACACCCTCTTCGGGATCCGGCTCGACGCCCTGACCATGGAAGAGACCGTGCAGCGCTGCCTGGAGGCGGTGCGGCGCGGCGAACAGATCGAGATCGGGATGGTCAACGCCGCCAAGCTCGTCAACATGCGGCGCGACCCCCGCCTCGCCGAGGCGGTCGCCGGCTGCGACCTCGTCCTGGCCGACGGCCAGGCGGTGGTCTGGGCGGGCCGCGTCCTCGGCGTCCGGCTGCCCGAGCGGGTCGCCGGCATCGACCTGTTCATGCGCCTGCTCGCCGCGGCCGAGGCGGCGGACATCCCCGTCTACCTGCTCGGCGCCCGGCAGGAGGTCCTGGAGATGATGCTCCGGCAGATCTCCGAACGCTTCCCCGAACTGCGGGTCGCCGGGAGCCGCAACGGCTACTTCGCCGACGGGGACCAGGAGGCGATCGCCGACGCCGTCGCGGACAGCCGCGCGCAGCTGCTGTTCCTCGGCATGACCTCGCCCAAGAAGGAGATCTTCACCGCCGGCTACGGCAAGCGCACCGGCGCCCACGTCGTGCACGGCGTCGGCGGCTCCTTCGACATCCTCGCCGGCATCACCAAACGGGCCCCACTGATCTGGCAGCGGATGGGACTCGAATGGTTCTACCGCACCCTCCAGGAACCGCGCCGCCTCGGCAAGCGCTACCTCACCACCAACGCCGCCTTCCTCGCCATGACGGTCCGGGAGCTCATCCACCGCACACCGTCCGCCGGTTCCGCGAACAGGAGTCACTGA
- the wecB gene encoding non-hydrolyzing UDP-N-acetylglucosamine 2-epimerase, with translation MTRIICVAGARPNYMKIKPVMDALERRGAEVVLVHTGQHYDESMNDVFFRDLGIRPPDRYLGAGSGSHAQQTGRVMAAFEPLLDELAPDAVVVVGDINSTLACALVTAKAGPLLAHVEAGLRSRDWSMPEEVNRVATDRLSDFLLAPSPDAAANLRAEGYRDDQIHVVGNVMIDTLLANLDRARRSDVLDRYGLTRGGYGLVTLHRPANVDDPAALRGLLKALGEIADRCPLLLPVHPRAAERLAELGVPGGIRLVPAAGYLDFIALQDSARLVLTDSGGVQEETTALGVPCVTLRDNTERPITVEEGTNVLAGTDPERITDIVHRVLDHPPAPRCPGLWDGRASDRIAAVLLDGPPAHARPRPTDLVPRAAATDPQHVL, from the coding sequence ATGACCAGGATCATCTGCGTGGCCGGAGCCCGGCCCAACTACATGAAGATCAAACCGGTGATGGACGCACTGGAGCGCCGCGGCGCCGAGGTGGTCCTCGTCCACACCGGGCAGCACTACGACGAGTCCATGAACGACGTGTTCTTCCGCGACCTCGGCATCCGCCCGCCCGACCGCTACCTGGGCGCCGGATCCGGCAGCCACGCCCAGCAGACCGGGCGGGTGATGGCGGCCTTCGAGCCGCTGCTCGACGAGCTGGCCCCGGACGCGGTGGTGGTGGTCGGCGACATCAACTCCACCCTCGCCTGCGCCCTGGTGACCGCGAAGGCCGGCCCGCTGCTGGCCCACGTGGAGGCGGGCCTGCGCAGCCGGGACTGGAGCATGCCGGAGGAGGTCAACCGGGTCGCCACCGACCGGCTCAGCGACTTCCTGCTGGCCCCCTCGCCCGACGCGGCCGCGAACCTGCGGGCGGAGGGCTACCGGGACGACCAGATCCACGTGGTCGGCAACGTCATGATCGACACCCTCCTCGCCAACCTGGACCGGGCCAGGCGGTCCGACGTCCTGGACCGGTACGGGCTGACCCGCGGCGGGTACGGCCTGGTCACCCTGCACCGCCCGGCCAACGTGGACGACCCGGCGGCGCTGCGCGGCCTGCTGAAGGCCCTGGGCGAGATCGCCGACCGCTGCCCGCTGCTGCTGCCCGTGCACCCGCGGGCCGCGGAGCGGCTGGCCGAACTGGGCGTGCCCGGCGGCATCCGGCTGGTACCGGCCGCCGGATACCTCGACTTCATCGCCCTGCAGGACTCCGCCCGCCTGGTGCTCACCGACTCCGGCGGCGTCCAGGAGGAGACCACCGCCCTGGGCGTGCCCTGCGTGACCCTGCGGGACAACACCGAGCGTCCCATCACCGTGGAGGAGGGCACCAACGTACTGGCGGGCACGGATCCGGAGCGCATCACGGACATCGTGCACCGGGTGCTCGACCATCCGCCCGCGCCGCGCTGCCCCGGGCTCTGGGACGGCCGGGCGAGCGACCGCATCGCCGCGGTCCTGCTGGACGGCCCGCCCGCCCACGCCCGGCCCCGACCCACCGACCTGGTCCCGCGCGCGGCGGCCACCGACCCGCAGCACGTGCTGTAA
- a CDS encoding nucleotide sugar dehydrogenase encodes MRVVVVGQGYVGLPLAIRAAEVGHQVIGYDVDTRRVKSLAAGESYVEDVSSERLNRALANGTYRPSELARDCGGFDVAVVTVPTPLQDGAPDLRYIEESAHTLARFLRPGATVVLESTTYPGTTEELFAPILEDGSGLTAGEDFHLGYSPERIDPGNTVWGFQQTPKVVSGVDARSLKAVEAFYGELVDTTVPVRSPKEAELAKLLENTFRHVNIALVNEIAMFARHLDIDVWQAIEAASSKPFGFMKFTPGPGVGGHCLPIDPSYLNWRVQRELGQNFRFVELANDINNHMPEYVTRRVIDALNARRRSVNGSRVLLLGLAYKKNTGDARESPAVRIAQLLLDMGARVRAADPHVVESIKVDARLVRVEPTRKELAAADVVVLLTDHDSFDYRMVTEHASFVLDCRNRVSGPTVEVL; translated from the coding sequence ATGCGTGTCGTCGTCGTGGGACAGGGATACGTCGGACTGCCGCTGGCCATCCGGGCCGCCGAGGTCGGACACCAGGTGATCGGGTACGACGTGGACACGCGGCGGGTCAAGAGCCTCGCCGCCGGCGAGTCGTACGTGGAGGACGTCTCCTCCGAACGGCTGAACCGGGCGCTGGCGAACGGCACCTACCGCCCGAGCGAACTGGCCCGGGACTGCGGCGGCTTCGACGTCGCCGTCGTCACCGTCCCCACCCCGTTACAGGACGGTGCCCCCGACCTGCGCTACATCGAGGAGTCGGCGCACACCCTGGCCCGCTTCCTGCGCCCGGGCGCGACCGTCGTCCTGGAGTCCACCACCTATCCGGGCACCACCGAGGAGCTCTTCGCGCCCATCCTGGAGGACGGCTCCGGGCTCACCGCGGGCGAGGACTTCCACCTCGGCTACAGCCCCGAGCGGATCGACCCCGGGAACACCGTCTGGGGCTTCCAGCAGACCCCCAAGGTGGTCTCCGGCGTCGACGCCCGTTCCCTGAAGGCCGTCGAGGCCTTCTACGGGGAACTCGTCGACACCACGGTCCCGGTGCGCTCGCCCAAGGAGGCCGAACTGGCCAAACTGCTGGAGAACACCTTCCGGCACGTGAACATCGCCCTGGTCAACGAGATCGCGATGTTCGCCCGCCACCTCGACATCGACGTCTGGCAGGCCATCGAGGCGGCGTCCAGCAAGCCCTTCGGCTTCATGAAGTTCACCCCCGGCCCGGGCGTCGGCGGCCACTGCCTGCCGATCGACCCCTCGTACCTGAACTGGCGGGTGCAGCGCGAACTCGGCCAGAACTTCCGCTTCGTCGAACTCGCCAACGACATCAACAACCACATGCCCGAGTACGTGACGCGCCGCGTGATCGACGCGCTCAACGCGAGGCGCCGCTCGGTCAACGGCTCCCGGGTCCTGCTGCTCGGGCTGGCGTACAAGAAGAACACCGGCGACGCGCGCGAGTCCCCCGCCGTACGCATCGCGCAGCTGCTCCTCGACATGGGGGCCAGGGTCCGCGCGGCCGATCCCCACGTGGTGGAGAGCATCAAGGTCGACGCCCGCCTCGTACGGGTCGAGCCGACCCGCAAGGAGCTGGCGGCCGCCGACGTGGTCGTCCTGCTCACCGACCACGACTCCTTCGACTACCGGATGGTCACCGAGCACGCCTCCTTCGTCCTCGACTGCCGCAACCGCGTGTCCGGACCCACGGTGGAGGTGCTCTGA
- a CDS encoding acyltransferase, which translates to MSVRIQPSSQVDESAELGEGTTIWDLAQIREDARLGRGCIVGRGAYVGPGVRIGDHVKLQNYALVYEPAVLGDGVFIGPAAVLTNDFYPRAVEPDGRLKRDGDWEAAGVVVAEGASLGARSVCVAGVRVGRWALVAAGAVVSRDVPDFALVVGVPARRIGWVGRAGVRLVERADEPGTWECPRTGALHDEKDGTLTERT; encoded by the coding sequence GTGAGCGTTCGTATCCAACCCTCCTCGCAGGTCGACGAGAGCGCCGAACTCGGCGAGGGGACCACGATCTGGGATCTGGCGCAGATACGGGAGGACGCGCGGCTCGGGCGCGGCTGCATCGTGGGGCGCGGTGCGTACGTCGGGCCGGGCGTGCGGATCGGGGACCACGTGAAGCTGCAGAACTACGCCCTCGTATACGAGCCCGCCGTACTCGGCGACGGGGTGTTCATCGGTCCGGCGGCCGTCCTCACCAACGACTTCTACCCGCGCGCGGTCGAACCCGACGGCCGGCTCAAGCGCGACGGCGACTGGGAGGCCGCAGGGGTCGTGGTGGCCGAGGGGGCCTCGCTGGGAGCCCGCTCGGTCTGCGTGGCCGGGGTGCGCGTAGGGCGTTGGGCGCTGGTCGCGGCCGGCGCGGTGGTGTCCAGGGACGTGCCGGACTTCGCGCTGGTGGTGGGGGTCCCGGCCCGCCGGATCGGGTGGGTGGGCCGGGCCGGGGTGCGCCTGGTGGAGCGCGCGGACGAGCCGGGCACCTGGGAGTGCCCGCGTACCGGCGCACTGCACGACGAGAAGGACGGCACGCTCACCGAGCGAACCTGA